The DNA region CCTCGCCGCCTCCGCGCCTCTCTCCTCCCGCCGCCGCTTCATCCACCGCCGGTTGAGCTCCTCCTGGATCTCCCCGGTGATGCTCTCCACGAGCGCCTCGCGCTCcgtcagctcctcctgcagccgcACCACCTCCTCGCACCGGCGCGCGTACTCCTCGAACTGCGCGAGCGCCTCCGCCGTGCACCGCGCGTCCTGCCGCTCCGCTTTGCGCTTACAGTCCGAAGGAGCGGGACCCTCCGAGGAGGAGTCCACCATGTATGTGTCCTGCACATAGTTCACCCCGTGTCTCTTGATGCGGTCGAAGTGCACTTTGGCCTCGTACCGCTCGATCTCCCGGTCCAGCTCCTTGATCCTCTGGATCTGCTGGCGGATGGTGTGGTCCTGGGAGATCACCAGGTGAACCAGCGTCTCCATCTTCTCCACGGAGCCCTTATCTTTAGGAGCAGactgctctttctttttgttcatcTTATCCAACTTCCTGAAAGCCTTCCTGACTATGCGCCTCTGTTTCTCCTGGGACAGGTTGGCGGCGGCGGCCGCGGCGGTCCAGCAGGTTTTGGCGGTGCCCTTGAGCATCCCGCCCGGACCGCCGCTCTCCCGGCTCTGGACCACCCGGGCCTCGGCGCTGCGGGGCCCGTTGTTGGGCAGCGAAGCCTCGTTCTTCACCAGGACGAAGCGGACATTCTCCTGCTCGTCCCCCCAGGCGCTCCACAGCCGGAGGATTTTGGTCTTGTTGGGTAAAATCCTCTCGAAGCCTCTCCATTTCTCCACCACGCAGTAGGACTGCGGGGAGCCGGACAGCATCGCCGCCGAGGCGCCCTGCTGCAGGTTCTGGTCCTCCAGCAGGACTTTGACCACGTCGGCGCAGGTGGTTCGCTTCGTCAGCCCGGAGACCAGCTTCTCCTCCCGGCAGACCCACACGGAGATCTTCCCCTCCTCCGGCTCCATCTCCGGCTCAACTCCGAGCGCAGAAAGTTTCTACAACGTGTCCGTCTGTTTGTGGCAACTCAGACCAAAGTAGCCTTCAGGTTTCTGCCCACATCTGAAGCGGACTTAAACTTGGCCTGTAGAGGAGAAACTGAAGCAAAACACTGATCCAGAAGCTCCGCTCCCTGCGGATCAGCTCCCTCTTTAAACGCGCTCAGAAGTCCCCACATGAAACCTCGTCAGGACTCGTCAGGCTTGTCTCTTCGGAAAAGTGACATCCGTTCGTGTCCCCCTCCTGTGGTCTGCTCCCGGACTGCCTGCCGGGACCTCGTCCCTCTCTCCCCGGCAGATTGATCTCAGCCCCGCGCGGCTGCTCcggagaggagacgaggggaGGCGCGTCCTTGCGTCAGGACGGGCTGCTGTGCTGCGTGTGGGAGCAAACAGGAGGGAGCTGTAACGGCTGGGACACGCCTccctgcccccccgccccccccccccctctctctgtctctctctctctctctctctctctctctctctgtcacacacacacacacacacacacacacacacacctctcctgCACAGGGAAACCTGGACTGACACGCGGCGGTCTTGATGTGAGCGTgaagatttcttcttttttttttttttacaatgagaGAGTTTGTTCGCAAAGCTCGTGCGTCCACGTTAATCTGCTCGGTAATCTCCCTCCTGCcagtttttctgcttttaatcTGCCATTTCCACACTCAAACCATCCGTTTGATGTTTAGACAAGGTCCCCAAGGTTAAAGACACTCCACTCCATGCGTCTGACACCCACTCACTCGGGATATGATGGCTTTTCGTGCAGAATTTAGGCCACATTTCATACCCAGAGCGCTTCACAGAGTAAAAAACAATGACTCTGATGAGACAGACCTGATCAAGTCTCAAGTCTCAAGATTTGGTTGCACGTTTGAGCTGCTTGGTTGGCTGAAATGCAGCTCCACGGCGCTCAGTCTTGACCCTGGGAACGAGCCAAGCGACCCAGAACCCAGAGGTCGGCGGGGTTCGTGCTGGGTCAGGAGATCTGATCAACAAGGATCAACTTTTACCAACTTGAGATGAAAGTACCCAACCGGTCTATAAAGTAGTATAATTAAAAATCGGCTCCCCCTCgattaaaatgctgctcacactGCGTCACTGACAGCCGGCCAATCCAATAATGAATCACACAAAACGTTATAGAGAATATAAAAGCTTTTAGTAGGTGCTTCGATGTAAAGATACCTATTTACAAGCAGAATGGTCCCTTTCACtggtgcttaacaaatgtattagacccccacccagtgtgaggtgtttgcccccgctgccctaaatgaacagtattgctgatgaccaaaatatttgatgtcttgATTTgatgtaatggttaatccaccagtatgtgcaagccaagctctttaatcaagatgatatctttaatgctaaaatagaattcttgttgttatccatgaattctcaaatttactgttttacaacaaagcaggacaaaataataaagcacgttattattttttgattgagatgccaaatcacagttatttacttgcattcctgaacagaaacatttgttttagtggctgcaagaatgcaagctgttatcagggccaaaggaggtcatacaagATATTCggatttttggttaatatatgtgaataaggactatttagttgttccactttgttatttgcctgataaataacaacacaatttttagtttgaaacatgtttttgacaaatttctaaaatatttgtgttttctc from Enoplosus armatus isolate fEnoArm2 chromosome 6, fEnoArm2.hap1, whole genome shotgun sequence includes:
- the rassf10a gene encoding ras association domain-containing protein 10 isoform X1, producing the protein MEPEEGKISVWVCREEKLVSGLTKRTTCADVVKVLLEDQNLQQGASAAMLSGSPQSYCVVEKWRGFERILPNKTKILRLWSAWGDEQENVRFVLVKNEASLPNNGPRSAEARVVQSRESGGPGGMLKGTAKTCWTAAAAAANLSQEKQRRIVRKAFRKLDKMNKKKEQSAPKDKGSVEKMETLVHLVISQDHTIRQQIQRIKELDREIERYEAKVHFDRIKRHGVNYVQDTYMVDSSSEGPAPSDCKRKAERQDARCTAEALAQFEEYARRCEEVVRLQEELTEREALVESITGEIQEELNRRWMKRRREERGAEAARDTDGVAEDACLAASAPPAVEADVESSSENELSLEEERIKTQLDTSLYIGLRLKTDLDAIRGDLDLSLALWETKESELLDLLAKVETMEIEQVDDALTDDGQAELGAVSAEAEPASAEKSSGWVEQARGLSKACNTNDEDSDTGLSSMHSQDSDNPPVCESLV
- the rassf10a gene encoding ras association domain-containing protein 10 isoform X2, producing MEPEEGKISVWVCREEKLVSGLTKRTTCADVVKVLLEDQNLQQGASAAMLSGSPQSYCVVEKWRGFERILPNKTKILRLWSAWGDEQENVRFVLVKNEASLPNNGPRSAEARVVQSRESGGPGGMLKGTAKTCWTAAAAAANLSQEKQRRIVRKAFRKLDKMNKKKEQSAPKDKGSVEKMETLVHLVISQDHTIRQQIQRIKELDREIERYEAKVHFDRIKRHGVNYVQDTYMVDSSSEGPAPSDCKRKAERQDARCTAEALAQFEEYARRCEEVVRLQEELTEREALVESITGEIQEELNRRWMKRRREERGAEAARDTDGVAEDASSENELSLEEERIKTQLDTSLYIGLRLKTDLDAIRGDLDLSLALWETKESELLDLLAKVETMEIEQVDDALTDDGQAELGAVSAEAEPASAEKSSGWVEQARGLSKACNTNDEDSDTGLSSMHSQDSDNPPVCESLV